The Rhodothermus marinus DSM 4252 DNA segment GCCACGCTCGAATGGACGCATACGGGGCGGCTGCCCTCGCCGCACAACTTCGAGCGGACGCCCGTGGTCACGCGCGGTCCCTACGACTACCACCTGGCCGAGGAGATCTTCGGCAACGGCCACGGCGACGGGAGCGGGACCCCGGCGGTCATCCCAGCGCAGAGGCAGGCGCAAAGCTGAAACGGAAAGTTGACGTCATCAACAACGCAGAAGGGTTCTCATGGCTGGCGTTCCGGAAGCTGCAACGGGGCACGCGGAGGCGCACGCGCACCATCCGCCGTATCTGCAACACCACTTCGTATCGGCCGAGCAGCAGTTCGATGCGGCCAAGCTCGGCATGTGGCTCTTTCTGGTCACGGAAATCCTGCTGTTCAGCGGGATGTTCGTGGCCTACGCGGTCTACCGCGTCTGGCATCCCGAGGTGTTCCAGGCGGCCAGCAAACTGCTCGACTGGCGGCTGGGCGGCCTGAACACGCTCGTGCTGCTGGCTTCGTCCTACACGGTGGCGCTGGCCGTGCACTATGCGCAACTGGGGGATAAGAAGCGGCTGGTGCAGAATCTGTGGCTGACGGTCGCGCTGGCCGGCGTGTTCATGGTGGTGAAGTACTTCGAGTACTCGGAGAAATTCCACCACCACATCTTCCCCGGCGGCAACTATGCCTACGAGGGACTGCAGCTTCCCTACGTGGGACAGTTCTTCAGCATTTACTTCGTAATGACCGGTAT contains these protein-coding regions:
- a CDS encoding cytochrome c oxidase subunit 3 family protein, which translates into the protein MAGVPEAATGHAEAHAHHPPYLQHHFVSAEQQFDAAKLGMWLFLVTEILLFSGMFVAYAVYRVWHPEVFQAASKLLDWRLGGLNTLVLLASSYTVALAVHYAQLGDKKRLVQNLWLTVALAGVFMVVKYFEYSEKFHHHIFPGGNYAYEGLQLPYVGQFFSIYFVMTGIHGLHVLVGMGVLTWIALRAQRGDFSSEYYTPVEISALYWHLVDIIWIFLFPLLYLIH